A section of the Phaseolus vulgaris cultivar G19833 chromosome 8, P. vulgaris v2.0, whole genome shotgun sequence genome encodes:
- the LOC137826644 gene encoding phenolic glucoside malonyltransferase 2-like, with the protein MKVVEVFKVAPSSESNELPTQTTLPLTFFDIFWLRVPPVQRIFFYEFPHPTSLFFDTLLPKLKHSLSLALAHFFPLAGHLTWPLHSQNPIVTYKTGDTVSLTVAESHADFNHLAGTDLSEAREIHHLLPHLTISHDQANVLALQVTLFPNSGFSIGITSHHAVLDGKTSTSFIKSWAYLCREQQQSPFSLPPELSPFYDRKVVQDPNHLDQKYLSDLLKQDGANNRSLLVWDSQVPEDATRGVFHLSRSDIEKLKQIVVSKKKGNSSNLRLSTFVLSVCYAWVCRVRAEETKNKRVMLGLNVDFRGRLEPAVPTTYFGNCVGPRFAIVETSEILGEDGFTVAVDAVNESLEKLKEEGLSGAENWSSELLELSKADLMIFVVAGSPRFDTYSNDFGWGRPKKVEMASIDSSGAFCLSDSRSGDGVEIGFVSTKGAMRNFGSLLRNSLQS; encoded by the coding sequence ATGAAAGTGGTAGAGGTGTTTAAGGTAGCTCCAAGTTCAGAATCAAATGAGTTACCAACTCAAACAACTCTTCCCCTCACCTTCTTCGACATATTCTGGCTAAGGGTGCCTCCTGTTCAACGCATCTTCTTCTACGAATTTCCTCATCCAACTTCTCTCTTCTTTGACACCCTTCTTCCCAAACTCAAacactctctctctcttgcGCTTGCCCACTTTTTCCCTCTTGCTGGACATCTCACTTGGCCCCTTCACTCCCAAAACCCCATTGTCACTTACAAAACCGGTGACACCGTTTCCCTAACTGTAGCTGAATCTCACGCTGATTTCAACCATCTAGCAGGCACGGATCTTTCTGAGGCTAGAGAAATCCACCACCTTCTACCCCACTTGACCATATCCCATGATCAAGCAAATGTTTTAGCCTTGCAAGTCACTCTATTTCCAAACTCTGGATTTTCCATAGGAATAACCTCACACCATGCTGTTCTAGATGGCAAGACTTCAACATCGTTTATCAAATCCTGGGCTTATCTTTGTAGAGAACAACAGCAATCACCCTTTTCTCTGCCACCCGAACTTTCTCCATTTTATGACAGGAAAGTAGTCCAAGACCCCAATCATTTAGACCAAAAATATCTCAGTGATTTGTTAAAACAAGATGGAGCCAACAACAGAAGCCTCCTAGTTTGGGATTCGCAAGTCCCAGAAGATGCAACAAGAGGAGTGTTTCATCTCTCTCGTTCAGATATTGAAAAGCTGAAGCAGATTGTGGTGTCCAAGAAGAAAGGAAACAGCAGCAACCTTCGGTTGTCAACGTTTGTGTTATCCGTTTGTTATGCTTGGGTTTGCAGGGTGAGAGCTGaggaaacaaaaaacaaaagggtTATGTTGGGTTTGAACGTTGACTTCAGGGGGCGTTTGGAGCCAGCAGTTCCCACAACGTATTTTGGGAACTGTGTAGGGCCAAGGTTTGCAATTGTTGAAACAAGCGAGATATTGGGGGAGGATGGATTCACTGTGGCAGTggatgcagtgaatgagagttTGGAAAAACTGAAGGAGGAAGGGCTGAGTGGGGCAGAAAATTGGTCAAGTGAGTTGCTTGAACTTTCCAAAGCTGATTTGATGATATTTGTAGTTGCTGGCTCACCAAGGTTTGATACTTACAGTAATGACTTTGGATGGGGAAGACCAAAGAAAGTTGAGATGGCTTCCATAGACAGCAGTGGAGCATTTTGTTTATCAGATAGCAGAAGTGGTGATGGGGTTGAGATAGGGTTTGTGTCCACCAAAGGAGCAATGCGCAATTTTGGGTCTCTCCTTCGCAATTCCCTTCAATCTTGA